One stretch of Orcinus orca chromosome 15, mOrcOrc1.1, whole genome shotgun sequence DNA includes these proteins:
- the CLUL1 gene encoding clusterin-like protein 1 codes for MKLPLLVFIVYLLWLKDCHCAPTWKDKTAIHGGLKGFSKAGEIDIDEEVKKALTGMKQMKILMERREEEHSNLMRTLKKCREEKQEALKLMNEVQEHLEEEERLCQVSLTGSWDECKSCLESNCMRFYTTCPNSWSSMKNKLEHFFGKIYQFLFPFHEDNEKDLPIGEKFIEEDAQLTQIENMFSQLTVDVGFLYNRSFDVFKQMQQEFDQAFQSYFMSDTDFMEPYFFPAFSKEPAKKAHPVQSWDIPSFFQLFCNFSLSIYQSVSATVTEMLKAIEDLSKQDKDSAHGGLSRTALPVRGRGLCGELRQNSSECFQFHARCQKCQDYLREDCPDVPKLYTKVDEALELVNISNQQYAQVLQMTQHHLEDTTYLMEKMREQFGWVTELANQTLGTKNIFNFIKVVPGVHEGNFSKRDETMTEVSILPSPNFTLTIPHEESAESSNFISYMLAKAVQHFKEHFKSW; via the exons ATGAAGCTGCCACTCTTGGTGTTTATTGTGTATCTGCTGTGGTTGAAAGATTGTCACTGTGCACCTACGTGGAAGGACAAAACTGCTATCCATGGAGGCCTGAAGG GTTTTTCCAAGGCTGGggagatagatatagatgaaGAGGTGAAGAAGGCTTTGACTGGCATGAAGCAAATGAAAATCCTGAtggaaagaagagaggaggaaCATAGCAACCTAATGAGAACCCTGAAGAAATGCAGAGAAGAAAAGCAG GAGGCTCTGAAACTTATGAATGAAGTTCAAGAACAtctagaagaggaagaaaggctaTGCCAGGTGTCTTTGACAGGTTCCTGGGATGAATGCAAATCTTGCCTGGAAAGTAACTGCATGAGATTTTATACAACCTGCCCAAACAGTTGGTCCTCTATGAAAAACAAG CTTGAACATTTTTTCGGGAAGATATAtcagtttctgtttcctttccatGAAGATAATGAAAAAGACCTTCCCATCGGTGAGAAGTTCATTGAGGAAGATGCACAACTGACCCAGATAGAGAACATGTTCAGCCAACTGACTGTGGATGTGGGATTTCTCTATAACAGGAGTTTTGACGTCTTCAAACAGATGCAGCAAGAATTTGACCAGGCTTTTCAATCGTATTTCATGTCAGATACAGACTTCATGGAGCCTtacttttttccagctttttccaAAGAGCCAGCAAAAAAAGCACATCCTGTGCAAAGCTGGGACATTCCCAGCTTCTTCCAGCTGTTTTGTAATTTCAGTCTCTCTATTTATCAAAGTGTCAGTGCAACAGTTACTGAGATGCTGAAGGCAATCGAGGATTTATCAAAACAAGACAAAG ACTCCGCCCACGGCGGCCTGAGTAGGACGGCATTGCCTGTGCGGGGCCGAGGGCTGTGCGGAGAGCTTCGCCAGAACTCGTCGGAATGTTTCCAATTTCACGCAAGATGCCAAAAATGTCAGGATTACCTACGGGAAG ACTGTCCTGATGTTCCTAAACTATACACAAAAGTAGATGAGGCCCTTGAGTTGGTCAACATATCCAATCAGCAGTATGCCCAGGTTCTCCAGATGACCCAGCATCACTTGGAGGACACTACATACCTGATGGAGAAGATGAGAGAGCAGTTTGGCTGGGTGACAGAACTGGCAAACCAGACCCTAGGAACCAAGAACATCTTCAATTTCATAAAG GTAGTTCCAGGTGTTCATGAAGGAAATTTTTCCAAACGAGATGAAACGATGACAGAGGTAAGCATTCTGCCTTCCCCTAATTTCACACTCACCATCCCTCAtgaagaaagtgctgagagttctAACTTCATTAGCTACATGCTGGCCAAAGCTGTACAGCATTTTAAGGAACATTTTAAATCTTGGTAA